From one Equus asinus isolate D_3611 breed Donkey chromosome 5, EquAss-T2T_v2, whole genome shotgun sequence genomic stretch:
- the C5H3orf80 gene encoding uncharacterized membrane protein C3orf80 homolog has product MLAQAASALSGGSGRPAPDPGGRARGVKVRGSGGRLPRPRPPRAPPSAGAWPSGDCAGRRRRRRGRRRRRDPSGARGRTEPKPQPGHQRRSARAMWAPGVTAEGLSGAPAPPPMLPLLLLALVAPSRGGGGCAELGCGERERCCDAANATAVRCCKPPLHAFLDSVGWFVRKLSGLLILLVLFAIGYFLQRIICPSPRRYPRGQARSGQARPGPPGAAGPPDDDDDSPALLRDEAAAGSQDSLLDSGGGGRDRGGGGRAAPSCASEHELRVVPPAFLQLPSYEEVKTLPTYEESMRLQQPRPGDIVLPVSVLGHPRGGGAAEESDNGDGHFPLI; this is encoded by the coding sequence ATGCTTGCGCAGGCTGCCTCCGCCCTCTCGGGCGGCTCTGGACGCCCCGCGCCTGACCCGGGCGGCCGGGCGCGCGGGGTCAAGGTCAGAGGCTCGGGCGGCCGCCTCCCGCGGCCTCGCCCGCCTCGGGCTCCTCCTTCCGCCGGAGCGTGGCCGAGCGGGGACTGCGCCGGCCGCAGGCGgaggcggcgcgggcggcggcggcggcgggaccCGAGCGGAGCGCGCGGACGGACGGAGCCCAAGCCCCAGCCCGGCCATCAGCGACGGTCTGCGCGGGCCATGTGGGCACCCGGGGTCACAGCCGAGGGCCTGTCGggggcgccggcgccgccgcccatgctgccgctgctgctgctggcgcTGGTGGCGCCCTCGCGGGGCGGCGGGGGCTGCGCGGAGCTGGGGTGCGGGGAGCGGGAGCGCTGCTGCGACGCGGCCAACGCCACGGCCGTGCGCTGCTGCAAGCCGCCGCTGCACGCCTTCCTCGACAGCGTGGGCTGGTTCGTTCGCAAGCTCTCCGGGCTGCTCATCCTTCTGGTGCTCTTCGCCATCGGCTACTTCCTGCAGCGCATCATCTGCCCCAGCCCACGCCGGTACCCGCGTGGGCAGGCGCGGTCCGGGCAGGCGCGGCCGGGGCCGccgggggccgcggggccgcccgaCGACGACGACGACTCGCCCGCGCTCCTGCGCGACGAGGCGGCCGCCGGCTCCCAGGACTCGCTGCTGGACAGTGGCGGCGGGGGCCGGGACCGGGGCGGTGGCGGGCGCGCAGCCCCCTCCTGCGCCTCGGAGCACGAGCTGCGCGTAGTCCCGCCGGCCTTCCTGCAGCTGCCCAGCTACGAGGAGGTCAAGACCCTGCCGACCTACGAGGAGTCCATGCGGCTGCAGCAGCCACGCCCCGGGGACATCGTGCTGCCCGTGTCGGTGCTCGGCCACCCGCGAGGCGGCGGTGCCGCCGAGGAGTCCGACAACGGCGACGGCCACTTCCCGCTCATCTGA